One window from the genome of Leuconostoc suionicum encodes:
- a CDS encoding NCS2 family permease — translation MEKLFQLKENKTTVRREIVAGITTFVSMAYIFFLNPQILGQTGIPTQAVFLAAIIVAVFGTLFMGLFANVPFALAPGIGMQAYFTYTIVFGFGFTWQQALAIVFLVGLVDIVITLTHGRRAIVKGIPTELKAAIGGGIGLFVTYIGLKNAGFINFIVDPGNIITLNDKPFTGEVHGALNSILANGSVTPELTKFNSASTVLALIGLIILIVLVMRKIPGAFLISLIVTTLIGIPMGVTNIHIGAGTSVSHAFGELGHVFGQSLGAQGMGSLFNNWHNASLSLITIFAMGLTGLFDAIGTLIGIGNQTGIFSKQDQKTFESSDGFNSKMDRALVVDTFTTAFAGIVGTSNTTTFIESASGVAAGARTGLANIVTAIGFALMILFAPLVGVVPTAATSPLLILVGIMMMGEFKKISWESLEVAIPAFFTSVFMAFSYSISYGIAAGFIFFIVVKFALGKFKEVSPVLLIVSAFFLINFIVLAFI, via the coding sequence ATGGAGAAATTATTTCAATTAAAAGAGAATAAAACGACTGTACGTCGTGAAATTGTTGCAGGAATTACAACGTTTGTATCAATGGCATATATTTTCTTTTTAAATCCACAAATCTTGGGACAAACAGGTATACCTACACAAGCTGTGTTTTTAGCAGCTATTATTGTGGCGGTTTTTGGTACATTATTTATGGGTTTATTTGCTAATGTACCGTTTGCATTAGCACCAGGTATTGGTATGCAAGCCTACTTTACATATACCATCGTATTTGGTTTTGGATTTACTTGGCAACAAGCATTGGCTATTGTGTTTTTAGTTGGTTTAGTAGATATTGTGATTACGTTGACACATGGCCGTCGCGCCATCGTTAAGGGTATTCCAACGGAACTAAAAGCAGCTATTGGTGGTGGTATTGGGTTGTTTGTTACTTATATTGGCTTGAAAAATGCCGGTTTTATCAACTTTATTGTTGATCCAGGTAACATCATAACGTTAAATGACAAGCCTTTCACAGGTGAAGTACATGGTGCATTAAATAGTATCTTGGCTAATGGTAGTGTGACACCAGAGTTAACAAAGTTCAATAGTGCTAGTACTGTATTAGCATTAATTGGTTTGATTATCTTGATTGTATTAGTTATGCGAAAGATACCAGGTGCTTTTCTGATATCATTGATAGTGACCACTTTAATTGGTATTCCGATGGGCGTAACTAATATTCATATTGGTGCTGGAACATCTGTGAGTCATGCATTTGGCGAATTAGGGCATGTTTTTGGTCAGTCATTAGGCGCACAGGGGATGGGAAGTTTATTTAATAACTGGCATAATGCCTCATTGTCGTTAATTACGATTTTTGCTATGGGCCTTACGGGATTATTTGATGCTATTGGTACTTTAATTGGTATTGGTAATCAAACTGGTATCTTTTCAAAGCAAGACCAAAAGACATTTGAATCTAGTGATGGCTTTAATTCCAAGATGGATCGAGCATTGGTTGTTGATACATTTACAACTGCTTTCGCTGGTATCGTTGGTACTTCAAATACAACAACTTTTATTGAATCAGCATCTGGTGTTGCTGCCGGAGCTAGGACTGGTTTGGCAAACATTGTAACAGCGATTGGATTTGCTTTAATGATATTATTTGCACCGTTGGTTGGTGTTGTACCAACAGCCGCTACATCACCATTACTTATTTTAGTGGGTATTATGATGATGGGCGAGTTTAAGAAAATTTCATGGGAATCGTTAGAAGTTGCCATTCCTGCATTCTTTACCTCAGTATTTATGGCTTTCAGTTATTCAATTTCTTATGGTATTGCTGCCGGTTTCATCTTCTTTATCGTCGTAAAATTTGCCTTAGGTAAGTTTAAGGAAGTATCACCAGTATTGTTAATCGTGTCAGCTTTCTTTTTAATTAATTTTATTGTATTGGCATTTATATAA